A window of the Thermodesulfovibrionales bacterium genome harbors these coding sequences:
- a CDS encoding MoxR family ATPase, which translates to MNESLKRLKSTLDSIILGKEDVTKFSIITLLARGHLLIEDIPGVGKTTLAYALAKSTSCTFQRIQFTSDLLPSDIIGVNVYNPEKRDFEFKPGPIFANIVLADEINRTNPKTQSALLEAMNERRVSIDRKTYEIPEPFMVIATQNPIEYYGTFPLPESQLDRFMMHLRIGYPEPEFEKKALLTGSKFDEIEKLSPVISPEEIRDMQKAVSEIRVHEDVLNYLHHIILATRRNEQIRLGVSTRGGQFALQAAKAHAFFNGRDFVTPDDVKRVAPLVFGHRIILKTKTYISDATELIKEIISKIPVPV; encoded by the coding sequence ATGAATGAATCACTGAAAAGATTGAAATCAACTCTTGATTCCATAATCCTCGGGAAGGAAGATGTCACTAAGTTCTCCATAATAACACTCCTTGCCAGAGGCCACCTACTTATAGAGGATATCCCTGGAGTTGGAAAGACAACCCTTGCCTATGCCCTGGCAAAATCCACAAGCTGCACATTCCAGAGGATACAGTTTACAAGTGACCTACTTCCATCAGATATAATAGGAGTGAATGTCTACAATCCTGAAAAAAGAGACTTTGAATTCAAACCAGGTCCTATCTTCGCAAACATTGTCCTTGCAGATGAGATAAACAGAACCAATCCAAAAACCCAGTCAGCCCTTCTTGAGGCAATGAATGAAAGAAGGGTATCCATTGATAGAAAAACTTATGAGATACCTGAACCTTTTATGGTGATTGCAACACAGAATCCAATAGAATATTATGGAACTTTCCCCCTTCCAGAAAGCCAGCTTGACAGATTTATGATGCATCTAAGGATCGGTTATCCCGAGCCAGAATTTGAAAAAAAGGCACTACTGACTGGCTCAAAATTTGATGAGATAGAAAAACTCTCTCCTGTGATAAGTCCTGAAGAGATAAGGGATATGCAGAAGGCAGTGTCGGAGATAAGGGTTCATGAGGATGTTCTAAACTATCTCCATCATATTATTCTTGCTACAAGAAGAAATGAACAGATACGGCTCGGAGTAAGTACAAGGGGAGGTCAGTTCGCCCTTCAGGCTGCAAAGGCCCATGCATTTTTCAATGGAAGGGATTTTGTTACACCGGATGATGTAAAAAGGGTAGCTCCCCTTGTCTTTGGACAC